TTTGTTGCAAAACATCAAGATGGTCATCTTTTACGAAATTCGAAAGCCCTGGTAAATTCTCAATTACATTTCGGAATCCCATTTTGCCCATGTTTTCCATTTGAGCATAGAAATCTTCTATTGTCATCTTCCCACTCATTAGTCTCTTTGCTTGATTCTCGTCGGATTGAATTTCTAAGTTACGTGCCATTTCAAGAAGGGCTTTTATGTCTCCCATGCCTAATAACCTACCCACAAAGCTTGTAGGGGAAAATTGCTCCAAATCATCAATTCTTTCACCAGTTCCTATAAAAAGGACTTTTGCACCAGTGGCAGAAGAGGCAGCTATTGCCCCACCTCCCTTGGCAGTACCATCCAATTTTGTAATAATAATGCCACTTATTTTTGCATTCTCATGGAAGATCTTTGCCTGATTATATGCCTGCTGTCCAATTGTTCCATCGATAACAAGGAATACCTGATCTGGTATAACGATTGAATACATCGTTCGCATTTCTTCAAGTAACCCTTGTTCTTCTTTGTGTCGTCCGGCAGTATCTATAATGATAATATCCACCGGCTGATCTTTGAAAAATCCCATTCCATTTTTTACTATTTCAAGGGCATCCTTGTTGCCCTCCTCACCATAGACTTGAGCATTGATCTTACTACAGTTCATTTTTAGTTGGGTCAGCGCACCAGGTCGCCAGGTGTCTGCTCCGATTACTCCGATCCTATAACCATGCTTTGAAAGCCACCTCGCTAATTTGGCGATCACGGTAGTTTTCCCACTACCCTGTATCCCGAGCATTAAAATAGTGTTCTTTTTATCCGAATTGAAATTTATTAAATTTTCATCAGTTTTTTTCCTATCAATGGTCTTTATAGCTTCACCGCTGTAACCCAGCAATTTCGATAGCTCCCCGTATAGAATAGTTATGATGTGGTCTTTTTTTGACAGACCCTTGGGAGGAGTTTCCTTTAATGATCTTTCTTTAAGATTTTTTGTTATTTCTAACACCAATCGAACATTTACATCAGCAGCCAACAACGCTCGTTGGAGATCTTTGCACAATTCGTTGATTAATTCTTCATTGATGTCCGAGGCCCCAACAATCTTCTTTAAAGCCAACCTCAAATTATCTTTTAAACTATCAAGCATGGTTGTCTACTTTTCTATTAAATCAACATCTAATATTTCAAACATTCCCCTGATTCCATCCCATGTAGTTGTGTGGTCTTTGATGCTGATCCTTTTCTTATATAGAGGACAATCTATTACAAGAGTTTCAGCTTCTCCGCCCTCAAATGTAATATTAAATTGATATTTAAGACTTAATTTCTTTAGAGTAGCATAATTATCTTTTGTAATTGTCTTCCCAAGCCAACTACTATCCAGTCCAAGTGCTGCTACTCGAGTAATCATGATTTCGAATCCCTGACCAAGCAGCTGTTCGTAGTAATAATCACTATTAATGTTCCAAAGAGGTGAAACTAACTTTATTTTCAGTTTGTCGCAAATATCCTGAAAAATGTCTAGTTGAAATCTGCTAGAAATGCATCCATTTATTAATCCGTCAATTGAAAATTCGTCAACAGCCTTTTTAATTAAATGGGTTAATTCATTAACTTCATGGTTTTTCTCAGAGACATTGGAAGAGTGTTCTATTACAGGTACACCTATTGCATTTGAAATTTTATCTAACAAATTAGTGGTTGGATAATGAAATAATAGGCTATCATCGCTACTTGGATGCATCATCATGATGCAACATAAATCATGTTTTTGTAAAGTGGTCTTAAAAATCGCATAGGTGCTATCTTTACCTCCGGAAAATAACCCTGCCATTCTCAATAATTAAAAGTAATTACCATTAAATATAATCTAATAGTTTTTATAATAGAATGCAATTTTTAGAATTATGCAAATGCTAAATTCTGAAATTATAGCAGGTGTGTCTATATTCTTATTGGGATTTCTCTTCT
This Candidatus Nitrosocosmicus oleophilus DNA region includes the following protein-coding sequences:
- a CDS encoding signal recognition particle receptor subunit alpha encodes the protein MLDSLKDNLRLALKKIVGASDINEELINELCKDLQRALLAADVNVRLVLEITKNLKERSLKETPPKGLSKKDHIITILYGELSKLLGYSGEAIKTIDRKKTDENLINFNSDKKNTILMLGIQGSGKTTVIAKLARWLSKHGYRIGVIGADTWRPGALTQLKMNCSKINAQVYGEEGNKDALEIVKNGMGFFKDQPVDIIIIDTAGRHKEEQGLLEEMRTMYSIVIPDQVFLVIDGTIGQQAYNQAKIFHENAKISGIIITKLDGTAKGGGAIAASSATGAKVLFIGTGERIDDLEQFSPTSFVGRLLGMGDIKALLEMARNLEIQSDENQAKRLMSGKMTIEDFYAQMENMGKMGFRNVIENLPGLSNFVKDDHLDVLQQKMEKWRFIIQSFTNDEKKNPDIINEARRKRIARGSGVMEHDVKDLIKQYNNSKTMMKQAKGRQMQGLLRRFGLG
- a CDS encoding diphthine--ammonia ligase, producing MAGLFSGGKDSTYAIFKTTLQKHDLCCIMMMHPSSDDSLLFHYPTTNLLDKISNAIGVPVIEHSSNVSEKNHEVNELTHLIKKAVDEFSIDGLINGCISSRFQLDIFQDICDKLKIKLVSPLWNINSDYYYEQLLGQGFEIMITRVAALGLDSSWLGKTITKDNYATLKKLSLKYQFNITFEGGEAETLVIDCPLYKKRISIKDHTTTWDGIRGMFEILDVDLIEK